One segment of Rosa chinensis cultivar Old Blush chromosome 6, RchiOBHm-V2, whole genome shotgun sequence DNA contains the following:
- the LOC112174313 gene encoding isocitrate dehydrogenase [NAD] regulatory subunit 3, mitochondrial, with amino-acid sequence MAAISSELETELRATPNLYGNLVANTAAGIAGGTGVMPGGNVGADHAVFEQGASAANVGNEKLWEQKTANPAALLLSSAMMLRHLQFPSFADRLETAVKRVISEGKYRNKDLGGVSTTQEVVDAVISHLD; translated from the exons ATGGCGGCGATTTCGAGTGAGCTCGAGACTGAGCTTAGG GCCACTCCTAATCTTTATGGAAATCTAGTAGCAAATACAGCAGCTGGTATTGCTGGAGGCACTGGTGTCATGCCAGGAG GAAATGTGGGTGCTGATCATGCTGTTTTTGAGCAAGGTGCTTCAGCAGCAAATGTAGGGAATGAAAAGCTATGGGAACAAAAGACTGCCAATCCAGCTGCATTGCTCCTGTCATCAGCCATGATGTTGAGGCATCTCCAGTTTCCCTCATTTGCTGATCGACTTGAAACAGCCGTGAAACGTGTAATTTCAGAAGGCAAGTACCGTAACAAAGATCTTGGTGGAGTGAGCACTACCCAAGAGGTCGTTGACGCCGTTATTTCTCATCTGGACTGA